One Nitrososphaerota archaeon DNA window includes the following coding sequences:
- a CDS encoding cupin domain-containing protein codes for MRFIRNLKDAEIFEAPEPWRRILTILIDKNSMGAENMVVGLGRFECGQKCAPHKHDDSEEAYYILEGKGIIKINEEEYEVSKEDAIFIPKGFTHQIMNNNDKDLVFLWIMSPPGNVAETIRSFKRIK; via the coding sequence ATGAGGTTTATAAGAAATTTAAAGGACGCTGAAATATTTGAAGCACCTGAACCTTGGAGAAGAATATTAACTATTTTAATAGACAAAAATTCAATGGGAGCAGAAAATATGGTTGTTGGTCTAGGTAGATTCGAATGTGGACAAAAATGTGCGCCACATAAACATGACGATTCTGAAGAAGCGTACTACATTCTTGAGGGCAAAGGAATTATTAAAATTAATGAAGAAGAATATGAAGTTTCTAAAGAAGATGCTATCTTTATACCTAAAGGATTTACTCACCAAATAATGAATAATAATGATAAAGACCTAGTCTTTTTATGGATAATGTCTCCTCCAGGAAATGTAGCAGAAACTATAAGAAGTTTTAAACGTATAAAGTGA
- a CDS encoding MBL fold metallo-hydrolase — MPIKVDILLPGFPIKTNRGVLGFCNITLVESNKLILYDTGHFSDRKNLIQEFKKRRISPENIEIVVLSHLHFDHCLNIDLFKNAEIILDEKELEYALSNKPEKIKDFFIPKFLIPIIKRRGFTNVKENLEIANKVYVLKTPGHTPGLISLFVKDGRKKFAIVSDAIKNAWEFMKGKPEQIFGKDEEAKESVKKIKKLNSIIIPGHDKCFIFEKNKIRYLKKASLKIIAKSSPYNDKWDVYSIL; from the coding sequence TTGCCCATAAAAGTTGATATACTTTTACCAGGTTTTCCAATTAAAACAAATCGAGGCGTTTTAGGTTTTTGTAATATAACCTTAGTGGAGTCTAATAAATTAATTCTTTATGACACGGGACATTTTTCAGATAGAAAAAATCTTATACAAGAATTTAAGAAACGAAGAATTTCTCCAGAAAATATAGAAATTGTAGTTTTAAGCCATTTACATTTTGACCATTGTTTAAATATTGATCTATTTAAAAATGCTGAAATTATTTTAGATGAAAAGGAATTAGAATATGCATTATCAAATAAGCCTGAAAAAATTAAGGATTTCTTTATTCCTAAATTTTTAATTCCAATAATTAAAAGAAGGGGCTTTACAAATGTTAAAGAAAACTTGGAAATAGCAAATAAAGTTTATGTTTTAAAAACTCCTGGACATACACCTGGTTTAATATCATTATTTGTAAAAGATGGGAGAAAAAAATTTGCAATAGTAAGTGATGCCATTAAAAATGCATGGGAATTTATGAAAGGTAAACCTGAACAAATATTTGGAAAAGATGAAGAAGCTAAGGAAAGCGTTAAAAAAATAAAAAAGCTAAATTCGATAATTATTCCAGGTCATGATAAGTGCTTTATATTCGAAAAAAATAAAATAAGATATCTAAAGAAAGCATCTTTGAAAATAATAGCTAAATCATCGCCTTATAATGATAAATGGGATGTCTATTCCATACTTTAA
- a CDS encoding FAD-dependent oxidoreductase, whose translation MKTLSKIFEPINIGSLEIKNRIVMPPMSTNFANEDGSVSERQIRYYEARAIGGVGLIIVEATCIESSIGKLNPIQLCIDNDKFIAGLNELAEAITRYGARAAIQLHHAGRRARVTNGKQPVSASDGLSTPIGLKTRALTLKEIEELIELFAKAAERAKIAGFEAIELHGAHGYLIGQFLSPLTNRRTDKYGGDINGRARFAIEIVRRIKEKLGENFPLIFRISGDEYINGGLDIEETKIISKLLEKEGVNALHISAGAYETRHWTSAPMCIPRGHLVYLAEKIKQIVNIPVITVGRINDLYLAEDIIKNKKADLVSMGRALIADPEIINKTLNGKIENIRRCIACNRCLSRLDEKLHISCTVNPIAGKEYKIRVKKASKPKKVLIIGGGPAGMEAARIAAIRGHEVILYEEKDKLGGQLILATIPPHKEEMKSILEYYTQELSKLEIEIKIGRKATLKDIEKISPEIIILATGAKPIIPSIPGIKNKNVITAWDVLLNTTKVGDNVVIIGGGMVGCETAEYLIKKGKKVKIIEMLPDIAVDVEFRSRTFLLERLHLNKVDILVNTELKEVMDNKAILINKKGEKIVLEADNIVLACGSKPNNELAKIIKPTFKKVYEIGDCKKPRKVLEAIHEGFHIGNLI comes from the coding sequence ATGAAAACACTATCTAAAATATTTGAACCGATAAATATTGGTTCTCTAGAAATAAAGAATAGAATAGTAATGCCCCCTATGTCAACAAATTTTGCAAATGAAGATGGATCTGTTAGCGAGAGACAAATTAGATATTATGAGGCTAGAGCTATTGGGGGAGTCGGATTAATAATAGTTGAGGCAACGTGTATTGAAAGTAGTATTGGTAAACTTAATCCGATACAATTATGTATCGATAACGATAAATTTATTGCTGGGTTAAATGAATTAGCTGAAGCGATTACTAGATATGGTGCAAGGGCCGCGATTCAATTGCATCATGCTGGTAGACGTGCTAGAGTTACTAATGGAAAGCAACCTGTTTCAGCTTCAGATGGTTTATCTACTCCGATTGGATTAAAAACTAGAGCATTAACACTTAAAGAAATAGAGGAATTAATTGAATTATTTGCTAAAGCTGCTGAAAGAGCAAAAATAGCTGGTTTTGAAGCAATTGAATTGCATGGTGCACATGGATATTTAATTGGGCAATTTCTTTCTCCATTAACTAATAGAAGAACTGATAAATATGGTGGAGATATAAATGGAAGAGCAAGATTTGCTATTGAGATTGTAAGAAGAATAAAAGAAAAATTGGGTGAAAATTTTCCTCTAATATTTAGAATAAGTGGAGATGAATACATAAATGGGGGACTTGATATTGAAGAAACTAAAATTATTTCTAAATTATTAGAAAAAGAAGGAGTGAATGCTCTTCATATTTCTGCAGGTGCTTATGAGACTCGACATTGGACTTCTGCACCAATGTGCATTCCTAGAGGACATTTGGTATATTTAGCTGAGAAAATTAAACAAATTGTAAATATTCCAGTTATAACCGTTGGAAGAATAAACGATCTATATTTAGCAGAAGATATAATAAAGAACAAGAAGGCTGATTTAGTTTCTATGGGTAGAGCACTAATTGCTGATCCAGAAATTATAAATAAAACATTAAATGGAAAAATTGAAAATATAAGGAGATGTATCGCGTGTAATAGATGTTTATCACGTTTAGATGAAAAACTACATATTTCATGTACTGTTAATCCGATTGCTGGAAAAGAGTATAAAATAAGAGTTAAAAAAGCATCTAAACCAAAGAAAGTTTTAATAATAGGTGGAGGGCCTGCTGGTATGGAAGCAGCGAGGATAGCTGCTATAAGAGGACATGAAGTAATCTTATATGAAGAAAAAGATAAACTCGGAGGTCAACTTATATTAGCAACAATTCCTCCACACAAGGAAGAAATGAAAAGCATTTTAGAATATTATACTCAAGAATTAAGTAAATTAGAAATAGAAATAAAAATTGGAAGAAAAGCTACTTTAAAAGATATAGAAAAAATCTCTCCAGAAATTATAATTTTAGCTACGGGCGCAAAACCAATTATTCCATCTATTCCAGGAATTAAAAATAAGAATGTTATTACAGCCTGGGATGTTTTATTGAATACAACAAAAGTAGGTGATAACGTAGTTATAATTGGAGGAGGAATGGTTGGATGTGAAACAGCTGAATATTTAATAAAGAAAGGAAAAAAGGTTAAGATTATTGAAATGTTACCTGATATAGCTGTAGATGTTGAATTTAGAAGTAGAACATTCTTATTAGAAAGATTACATTTAAATAAAGTAGATATATTAGTAAATACTGAATTAAAAGAAGTAATGGATAATAAAGCGATTTTAATTAATAAAAAAGGTGAAAAAATAGTATTAGAAGCAGATAATATAGTTCTTGCATGCGGCTCAAAACCTAATAATGAGTTAGCTAAAATCATAAAGCCAACATTTAAAAAAGTGTACGAAATTGGAGATTGTAAAAAACCACGTAAAGTTTTAGAGGCAATTCATGAAGGCTTTCATATAGGAAATTTGATATAA
- a CDS encoding sodium ion-translocating decarboxylase subunit beta encodes MFLGNILMMAIGLLLIYLGIKKEYEPLLLVPIGFSIFLANIPYSGLASVGGLFRIIYDFGIENDLFPLLLFIGIGSMIDFSPLIERPWLLIFSAAGQLGIFIALMFALLFGFNPLEAASIGIIGAMDGPTAIYVTSKYAPHLLGPVSVCAYSYMASVPLLQVPLCKFLTTKKERLIRMEYNPAPFSKSLKLIFPIIVTLITSFIAPAGTPLIGCLMLGNLMKESGVLERLTKSAQNELTNITTLLLGLAIGGTITAEKFLTIQSLLIFFLGILAFVSAITCGILFAKIVNFLSKGKINPMIGSCGISAFPMAARTVHKIGREEDPDNWLIMHAMATNVGGQIASVITGGIILTYMPHLIGL; translated from the coding sequence ATGTTTCTTGGAAATATTTTAATGATGGCAATAGGACTATTATTAATCTATTTGGGTATAAAAAAGGAATATGAACCTTTATTACTTGTTCCAATAGGTTTTTCGATTTTTTTAGCTAATATTCCATATTCGGGACTAGCAAGTGTTGGTGGTCTATTTCGCATAATATACGATTTTGGCATTGAAAACGATTTATTTCCATTATTATTATTTATAGGTATTGGTTCCATGATTGATTTTTCTCCTTTGATTGAAAGGCCATGGTTACTTATTTTCTCAGCTGCTGGACAACTTGGAATATTTATAGCACTTATGTTTGCCCTTCTATTTGGATTTAATCCTCTTGAAGCTGCTTCTATTGGAATAATAGGTGCAATGGATGGACCAACAGCAATATACGTTACTTCAAAATATGCCCCTCATCTTTTGGGTCCAGTATCAGTATGTGCTTATTCCTATATGGCTTCAGTCCCTCTTTTACAAGTTCCATTATGTAAATTTTTAACGACTAAGAAAGAAAGGCTAATCAGAATGGAATATAATCCAGCTCCTTTTTCAAAATCTCTTAAATTAATTTTTCCCATAATAGTTACTCTAATAACTTCATTTATAGCACCTGCTGGTACTCCATTAATTGGATGTCTTATGCTTGGAAATTTAATGAAAGAAAGTGGAGTACTCGAAAGACTTACAAAATCTGCTCAAAATGAGCTTACTAATATTACAACCCTATTGCTTGGATTAGCTATAGGCGGAACAATAACCGCTGAAAAATTTTTAACAATCCAATCTTTACTAATATTTTTCTTAGGTATACTAGCTTTTGTTTCTGCTATAACTTGTGGGATATTATTTGCAAAAATAGTGAATTTTCTAAGTAAAGGTAAAATAAATCCTATGATAGGTAGTTGTGGAATTTCAGCTTTTCCAATGGCTGCAAGAACAGTTCATAAAATTGGTAGAGAAGAAGATCCTGATAATTGGCTTATAATGCATGCAATGGCTACTAATGTAGGAGGACAAATAGCATCTGTTATTACTGGAGGTATTATTTTGACATACATGCCTCATTTAATAGGCTTATAA